Proteins encoded together in one Desulfosporosinus meridiei DSM 13257 window:
- a CDS encoding type II secretion system F family protein encodes MSKQHFLWKAVDINGKVRRGIWADTGLYEVQRRLRKAGYFPVWIRSIAPIENALFPAGRNFKWSSFARRLATLLEAGIPILQALEMMSSNERSSFDQDQLMILKNQVESGTDLSEALAHLNPSPNSFILSMIKAGEYTGNLGKVLSEIADELDLELEYQRKIRATLAYPALLFTAIILVLYALSVWILPMYEKLFLSVGVSELPFLTRVIFAGSQKLPLLLGGCLSLVSVSLLVVKFSSSNQWRIHLENLLGRAPLIGKVYHLRDLVQFSRMLSRLLTAGIPLLEALRLTAGTLRSPKMLALISNLILNVRQGKRMAPMLSASGIFPKEGAEMIGIAEEAGQLDLMMHYVTKIFRRDLEEQLEGLMRMIGPLLTIILAGLIGIIAGGVMLPIFDLSSQLQ; translated from the coding sequence ATGAGCAAACAGCATTTCTTATGGAAAGCTGTTGATATAAATGGCAAAGTTCGTCGCGGAATATGGGCTGATACTGGCTTGTACGAGGTTCAAAGACGTCTAAGGAAGGCAGGCTACTTTCCGGTTTGGATTCGATCGATAGCTCCTATAGAAAATGCCCTTTTTCCAGCCGGAAGGAATTTTAAGTGGAGTAGTTTTGCTCGTCGATTGGCTACTTTACTGGAGGCTGGTATCCCCATCCTGCAAGCTTTGGAAATGATGAGCTCCAATGAGCGCAGTTCCTTTGATCAAGACCAATTAATGATTCTCAAGAACCAGGTAGAAAGTGGCACTGATTTATCTGAGGCTTTAGCTCATCTCAACCCCTCCCCTAACTCATTTATACTATCCATGATAAAGGCCGGCGAATATACGGGAAATCTGGGAAAGGTTCTCAGTGAGATTGCTGATGAGTTAGACCTGGAGCTTGAGTATCAGCGAAAAATTAGGGCAACTCTGGCCTATCCTGCCCTTTTATTTACTGCAATTATCCTCGTACTCTACGCTCTTTCGGTCTGGATTCTGCCAATGTACGAAAAACTATTTCTAAGTGTTGGTGTCTCCGAATTGCCTTTCTTGACCAGAGTCATTTTTGCCGGCAGTCAAAAACTTCCCCTTCTCTTAGGAGGGTGTCTTAGTTTGGTAAGTGTGAGTTTATTGGTTGTTAAATTTTCCAGCTCGAATCAGTGGAGAATCCATCTGGAGAACTTGCTGGGACGTGCCCCTTTGATCGGTAAAGTCTATCATCTTCGGGATTTAGTCCAGTTCAGCCGGATGTTGAGCCGCTTGCTGACCGCCGGAATTCCTTTATTGGAAGCCTTGCGTCTCACGGCAGGAACCTTGCGCAGCCCTAAGATGTTAGCTTTAATAAGCAATCTCATACTAAATGTTCGTCAAGGAAAAAGAATGGCACCAATGCTCAGTGCCAGTGGGATTTTTCCTAAGGAAGGAGCTGAAATGATTGGAATCGCAGAGGAAGCAGGGCAACTTGATCTGATGATGCATTATGTCACCAAGATATTTCGCCGTGATCTTGAGGAACAACTCGAAGGGTTAATGCGAATGATTGGGCCCCTTCTCACAATTATTTTAGCCGGGTTGATTGGCATTATCGCAGGAGGAGTTATGCTCCCTATCTTTGATCTAAGTTCACAACTTCAGTAG
- a CDS encoding type II secretion system protein produces MNYLKQDKGFTLIEVLAVIIIIAGLAAIAIPKLVSSTANAKQKADVATAHQVKAALDRYQVENGTYPKNLETKDGKVTAPGFIPNYISKLDVSTTQQVVVGKEGFGVSTLTVDESDSTLYHFPADHTPNRIIMIYLSADGLAAEVRAYDEKMKEAIWTSAD; encoded by the coding sequence ATGAATTATCTCAAACAGGACAAAGGATTTACCCTGATTGAAGTTTTGGCTGTGATCATCATAATCGCCGGACTGGCGGCAATTGCAATTCCTAAATTAGTATCTAGTACAGCTAATGCGAAACAAAAAGCCGATGTAGCTACAGCCCACCAAGTTAAAGCAGCTCTTGATCGTTATCAAGTAGAAAATGGTACCTATCCTAAAAACTTGGAAACAAAGGATGGGAAGGTTACAGCTCCGGGTTTTATTCCTAACTACATCAGTAAGTTGGATGTGTCAACCACTCAACAGGTGGTAGTGGGCAAAGAAGGATTTGGAGTATCTACCTTAACAGTCGACGAATCGGATAGCACTTTGTATCATTTTCCAGCGGATCATACTCCCAATAGAATCATCATGATCTATTTGTCTGCGGATGGTTTAGCTGCGGAAGTTCGGGCGTATGATGAAAAAATGAAAGAGGCAATTTGGACGTCAGCTGACTAG
- a CDS encoding prepilin peptidase encodes MFLISITAGLLGLLIGSFLNVVIYRVPRGESIVSPGSHCPACGHPLKAWELIPVLSFLIQNGRCRECQEPISWRYPAVELLTAILFLLTAYFSWSTAIYPSQLFLNLVFVAVLIALSLIDIDTLRLPDVLTLPLLVLGLLGAFLIPGNPTGWESLLSAMGTGGLFLLIALLYPQGMGLGDVKLVAALGAFLGFPAIFLAVFLGSLIGAISGVYLLVTGQKCFRQQIPFGPYLALGSIIALLWGTRIFDWYWALVK; translated from the coding sequence TTGTTTTTAATAAGTATTACAGCTGGATTATTAGGATTATTAATTGGAAGTTTTCTGAATGTGGTCATTTACAGAGTCCCGCGAGGGGAATCCATAGTATCGCCGGGTTCTCATTGTCCTGCTTGTGGACATCCCTTAAAAGCTTGGGAACTTATTCCCGTCCTTAGTTTTCTAATCCAGAATGGAAGGTGTCGGGAGTGTCAAGAGCCAATTTCTTGGCGTTATCCGGCTGTTGAACTACTAACGGCAATTCTTTTCTTGCTTACGGCATACTTTAGTTGGAGTACGGCAATCTATCCTTCTCAACTATTCCTAAACTTAGTCTTTGTTGCTGTCTTGATTGCGCTATCCTTGATTGATATTGATACCCTGCGCTTGCCGGATGTGCTCACCCTTCCCCTCTTAGTGCTTGGGTTACTGGGGGCTTTTCTTATACCCGGAAACCCAACAGGATGGGAAAGTTTGCTGAGTGCTATGGGCACGGGAGGGTTATTCTTATTGATTGCTCTGCTCTATCCCCAGGGAATGGGCTTAGGAGACGTTAAATTGGTTGCGGCACTTGGTGCCTTCCTAGGTTTTCCCGCAATATTCTTAGCTGTTTTTCTAGGAAGTCTAATTGGTGCAATATCTGGAGTATATCTCCTAGTTACAGGACAAAAATGTTTTCGTCAACAGATCCCTTTTGGACCTTATCTGGCCCTAGGATCAATAATAGCCTTATTGTGGGGAACCCGAATCTTTGATTGGTATTGGGCGTTGGTAAAATGA
- a CDS encoding LysM peptidoglycan-binding domain-containing protein, translating to MGKEYCIQAGDNFYVLAQRWGGTCDDFLMVNPSVDPLRLQIGQKIVLPDFKPSKGLEQYATINADQGQEFVGEYLDQVEMEVEGVRVRLKRIGEPKTPHEIHLMIPRTEIRKVQPAGECGPTEVQIMLSNLNVVLSPRLVSGEGDRAEQGKMTVQQDQNQQTQINNPQQFGQGVQPGF from the coding sequence GTGGGAAAAGAGTACTGCATACAAGCCGGAGATAATTTTTATGTTTTAGCTCAACGCTGGGGAGGCACCTGTGATGATTTTCTAATGGTTAATCCTAGCGTTGACCCACTAAGACTTCAAATAGGACAAAAGATTGTTCTGCCCGATTTTAAACCAAGTAAAGGGCTGGAACAGTATGCAACTATAAATGCTGATCAGGGGCAAGAGTTTGTTGGGGAATATTTAGATCAGGTAGAAATGGAAGTTGAAGGAGTTCGTGTTCGGCTAAAGCGTATCGGTGAACCAAAGACTCCTCATGAAATTCATTTAATGATTCCTCGAACAGAGATTCGAAAAGTTCAGCCTGCTGGAGAGTGTGGGCCAACTGAAGTACAAATAATGTTGAGTAACTTAAATGTTGTGCTTTCTCCTCGCTTAGTGAGTGGAGAAGGGGATCGTGCAGAACAAGGGAAAATGACGGTTCAGCAGGATCAAAACCAACAAACTCAAATTAATAATCCCCAGCAATTTGGTCAAGGGGTACAGCCGGGGTTCTAA
- the aroQ gene encoding type II 3-dehydroquinate dehydratase, with the protein MGMIWVFNGPNLNLLGLREPEHYGSHTLAEIHQEILKIANEAKINAECKQTNHEGVLIDWIQGLSSEDFLILNPGAWTHTSYAIRDAISAVKVPVVEVHLSNIHAREAFRANSVIAPVCIGQISGLGAEGYSLAMHYAISYQKTQGKT; encoded by the coding sequence TTGGGTATGATATGGGTGTTTAATGGACCAAATTTAAATTTATTAGGGTTGCGTGAACCAGAGCATTATGGCTCGCATACATTGGCGGAGATTCATCAGGAAATATTAAAAATAGCAAATGAGGCGAAAATAAACGCCGAGTGCAAGCAAACTAATCATGAGGGGGTTCTCATCGACTGGATTCAGGGCCTAAGTTCAGAGGATTTTTTGATACTTAATCCTGGGGCTTGGACGCATACGAGTTATGCGATTAGAGATGCTATAAGCGCTGTAAAAGTTCCTGTAGTTGAAGTACATCTATCCAATATCCACGCACGTGAGGCCTTTCGGGCCAATTCAGTTATTGCTCCAGTCTGTATCGGACAGATCTCAGGTCTAGGCGCTGAGGGATATTCCCTAGCAATGCATTATGCTATCTCTTACCAAAAAACACAGGGTAAAACCTGA
- a CDS encoding M24 family metallopeptidase: MSRLQQMRQHMRDENLNAYVVMRPENGRYLSGFSGGETTLYITLENAVLLTDFRYIEQAKAQAPAFEIIDAGHDHFAKLGEIGRGVHKVGFEGDYITYVDFGKLKNAFSQAELFSLPNLVSNLRSVKDDSEIGLIRQAVKIADNAFKEVLMTIEIGQSEEEIGLNLEYSMRRAGASGGSFDFIVASGLRSAMPHGTASPKRIQAGEFLTMDFGAIYQGYCSDITRTVFIGDPEDKHRDIYATVLRAQMAGIQAVAPGRSGKEVDAVARSIIEEAGYGDYFGHGLGHSVGLAIHEGPNLNKREERLLQPGMVVTVEPGIYIPDWGGVRIEDIVLVTESGCEVLTQAPKELIIL; this comes from the coding sequence GTGAGTCGCCTGCAACAAATGCGTCAACACATGCGAGATGAAAATCTCAACGCATATGTTGTAATGCGCCCGGAAAACGGTAGGTATCTTAGCGGATTTTCCGGTGGTGAAACAACTTTATATATTACTTTAGAGAATGCTGTTTTATTAACCGACTTTCGCTACATAGAACAAGCTAAAGCTCAAGCCCCTGCTTTTGAGATTATTGATGCGGGACATGACCACTTTGCAAAATTAGGCGAAATAGGTAGGGGAGTACATAAGGTTGGCTTTGAAGGAGATTATATAACCTACGTTGATTTTGGCAAGCTGAAGAATGCCTTCTCACAAGCTGAACTTTTTTCGCTGCCGAACCTTGTCAGCAACTTGCGCTCGGTGAAAGATGATTCTGAAATTGGGTTAATTCGTCAAGCTGTGAAAATTGCTGATAATGCCTTTAAAGAAGTTTTAATGACAATTGAGATCGGACAATCAGAGGAAGAAATCGGACTTAATCTGGAATATTCCATGAGACGAGCTGGTGCCAGTGGAGGTTCCTTTGACTTTATCGTGGCATCAGGCCTGCGTTCGGCTATGCCTCATGGAACTGCAAGTCCTAAAAGGATTCAGGCAGGGGAATTTCTGACTATGGATTTTGGAGCCATTTATCAAGGGTACTGTTCGGATATAACTCGTACTGTGTTTATCGGCGACCCAGAGGATAAGCATAGGGATATTTACGCTACTGTTTTGAGAGCACAAATGGCAGGAATTCAAGCAGTTGCACCAGGCCGCTCCGGTAAAGAGGTAGATGCTGTAGCCCGGTCTATTATTGAAGAAGCAGGCTATGGAGATTACTTCGGACACGGGCTGGGACATTCTGTAGGTCTGGCGATTCATGAAGGGCCGAATCTGAATAAACGAGAAGAACGTCTTCTTCAGCCTGGTATGGTAGTCACTGTCGAACCTGGTATTTATATACCTGACTGGGGCGGTGTTCGCATTGAAGACATTGTTTTAGTTACTGAAAGCGGTTGCGAGGTCTTAACCCAAGCACCAAAGGAATTGATTATATTATAA
- the efp gene encoding elongation factor P codes for MISTNDFKTGLTITIDGDVFSVVEFQHVKPGKGAAFVRTKLKNVKTGGVVERKFNAGEKVEKAHVERREMDYLYKDGEHFVVMDKETYEQTSLTEAQIGDGVKWLKENMTLGVLFFGVQVIGVDIPNSVQLEVTATEPGVKGDTATGGTKPATLETGAVVQVPFFVNEGDVLIIDTRTGNYVQRA; via the coding sequence ATGATTTCAACAAATGATTTTAAGACAGGTCTTACCATTACAATAGATGGTGATGTATTTTCAGTAGTTGAGTTTCAACATGTCAAACCAGGGAAGGGTGCAGCTTTTGTACGCACTAAACTGAAGAATGTCAAGACCGGTGGCGTCGTAGAGCGTAAGTTCAATGCCGGCGAAAAAGTTGAGAAAGCACATGTAGAGCGCCGCGAAATGGATTATCTTTATAAAGATGGAGAACATTTCGTTGTTATGGATAAGGAAACCTACGAACAAACCTCTTTAACTGAGGCACAAATCGGTGATGGAGTTAAGTGGCTGAAAGAAAACATGACTTTAGGGGTGCTTTTCTTTGGGGTACAGGTTATTGGGGTAGATATCCCAAATTCTGTTCAACTGGAAGTTACAGCTACTGAACCGGGAGTTAAAGGAGATACTGCAACCGGTGGTACCAAACCTGCTACCTTAGAAACCGGTGCTGTCGTGCAAGTTCCTTTCTTTGTTAATGAAGGGGATGTCCTCATTATTGATACTCGCACAGGTAACTATGTCCAACGGGCATAG